The following are encoded together in the Deltaproteobacteria bacterium genome:
- a CDS encoding fatty acid desaturase, with amino-acid sequence MTATTVGMLRRINWVTTIFLVSTPLVAVVWGALHISAMGIGASELAVFAFYVCATGFSITTGYHRHFAHGAYECSRIVKVFYLIFGAAAFQHSVLSWCSDHRRHHKHLDRDEDPYSITRGFFWAHIGWLLVTDHRKAEDFSNIPDLVADPWIRWQHAWYLPIAVVMGFAVPFALGWAVGHPWGFVLWAGVFRVVLVHHSTFLVNSLAHRIGRRPYLRAISARDSIVTALLTFGEGYHNFHHRFATDYRNGVGRASWDPTKWLIRGLEMVGLAWDLRRVPTERIVAAELDCDSERLSERLERRRGGSEQAGAHVRERFSEMAASVQRAAAALTTRERELALARRHWGRNRAEQLRHLRAELRAARLEMRAARVRWQAILADLLEGPVAAPSSS; translated from the coding sequence GTGACGGCGACGACGGTCGGCATGCTCCGCAGGATCAACTGGGTCACGACGATCTTCTTGGTATCGACGCCGCTCGTCGCGGTGGTGTGGGGCGCCCTGCACATCAGCGCGATGGGCATCGGCGCGAGCGAGCTCGCGGTCTTCGCCTTCTACGTCTGCGCGACCGGGTTCAGCATCACGACCGGCTACCATCGTCACTTCGCCCACGGGGCCTACGAGTGCTCGCGGATCGTCAAGGTGTTCTACCTGATCTTCGGGGCGGCGGCGTTCCAGCACTCGGTGCTCTCCTGGTGCTCCGATCATCGGCGCCACCACAAGCACCTCGACCGCGACGAGGATCCGTACAGCATCACCCGCGGCTTCTTCTGGGCCCACATCGGCTGGCTCCTCGTCACGGACCACAGGAAGGCCGAGGACTTCTCGAACATCCCGGACCTGGTCGCCGACCCATGGATCCGCTGGCAGCACGCCTGGTACCTGCCGATCGCGGTCGTCATGGGCTTCGCCGTCCCCTTTGCGCTCGGCTGGGCGGTGGGCCACCCCTGGGGCTTCGTGCTCTGGGCGGGCGTGTTCCGCGTCGTGCTCGTGCACCACTCGACCTTCCTCGTGAACTCGCTCGCGCACCGCATCGGCCGGCGGCCGTACCTGCGGGCGATCTCGGCCCGCGACAGCATCGTGACCGCGCTCCTCACCTTCGGCGAGGGCTACCACAACTTCCATCACCGCTTCGCGACCGACTATCGGAACGGCGTCGGCCGCGCCTCCTGGGACCCGACGAAGTGGCTGATCCGCGGCCTCGAGATGGTCGGGCTCGCCTGGGATCTGCGCCGCGTCCCGACCGAGCGCATCGTGGCGGCCGAGCTCGACTGCGACTCCGAGCGGCTTTCCGAGCGCCTGGAGCGGCGGCGCGGCGGCTCCGAGCAGGCGGGCGCGCACGTCCGGGAACGCTTCTCCGAGATGGCCGCGAGCGTGCAACGCGCCGCCGCCGCGCTCACGACGCGCGAGCGCGAGCTCGCCCTCGCCCGTCGCCACTGGGGCCGCAACCGCGCCGAACAGCTTCGCCACCTGCGCGCCGAGCTGCGGGCCGCCCGGCTCGAGATGCGCGCGGCCCGCGTCCGCTGGCAGGCGATCCTCGCCGATCTGCTCGAGGGGCCCGTCGCGGCGCCATCCTCCTCCTGA
- a CDS encoding outer membrane lipoprotein-sorting protein encodes MLALAAWGPAPAGAISGDEVMRRSLEARNLGDEAYRAYRVELTARDGSTVTRTVSTYRKNCDGASKQLVVFREPSDIAGAAFLSWIHPHRMPDMWLYLPELGRPRQVNAATRGESFLGSDFTYEDLGAPTQDERTHLLVDEPVVESEPTYRIESRPRAIDHYARILTWVRQTSFLPVRVEYFDARDALEKVGRYFDVRVVNGIPTLAALEMANVRTGHRTAVTLLDAEYDRPVDCAIFSERWLSRARP; translated from the coding sequence ATGCTCGCGCTCGCCGCCTGGGGCCCGGCGCCGGCCGGGGCGATCTCCGGCGACGAAGTGATGCGGCGCTCGCTCGAGGCACGCAACCTCGGCGACGAGGCGTATCGCGCCTACCGGGTCGAGCTCACCGCGCGCGACGGCAGCACCGTCACCCGCACCGTGTCCACCTATCGCAAGAACTGCGACGGCGCCTCCAAGCAGCTCGTCGTGTTCCGTGAGCCGTCCGACATCGCCGGCGCGGCGTTCCTGAGCTGGATCCATCCCCACCGGATGCCCGACATGTGGCTCTATCTGCCCGAGCTCGGGCGGCCCCGGCAGGTGAACGCCGCCACGCGCGGCGAGAGCTTCCTCGGCTCCGATTTCACGTACGAGGATCTCGGCGCGCCGACGCAGGACGAGCGGACGCACCTCCTCGTCGACGAGCCGGTCGTCGAGAGCGAGCCGACGTACCGGATCGAGAGCCGGCCGCGCGCCATCGACCACTACGCCCGCATCCTCACCTGGGTGCGGCAGACCAGCTTCCTGCCGGTCCGCGTCGAGTACTTCGACGCCCGCGACGCGCTCGAGAAGGTGGGCCGCTACTTCGATGTCCGGGTCGTGAACGGCATCCCGACGCTCGCCGCGCTCGAGATGGCGAACGTCCGCACGGGGCACCGGACCGCCGTCACGCTGCTCGACGCGGAGTACGATCGCCCGGTCGACTGCGCGATCTTCAGCGAGCGCTGGCTCTCGCGTGCCCGGCCGTGA